The DNA region TCTAGTTTCTTAGTTATCATCTTCAAATCCTAAACTACTTATATATTTCCCTTTTTCATCATATGTTAATTTACTATTTGCACCATCTTGAATTTTACCTTCAATGTATGCTAAGAAGTTAATCTCATATACTTTTTCTTCTTTTAGATTATGAATGATTGTCTCTTTTCCATTATAAATCTCTCTTTGTGTATCTTCTATTTGCCATCTAATTTGTGCTAACTCTTCTTGTCTTGGTTCTTCTACATTTAATATAACTATACATTCACCTTCTTCTTGTGATACATGAGAACTAAGTATATCTTCAACTTCTAAATATCTTGCAAGTTGTGTTTGTGTATATCCTTCTTCTTCACTATTACTTACAAAACAGTGTGCATGTCCTATTTTAAAGATATTTTCTTCTTCTAAAGTAACACTCATTTTTAATCCATTAATAGTGATATTATCATTTGTTGGATTATCTGTTAAAATATCTTTGTCTGCTTCATCATTGTTTTTAATAAAATACCATTGTAATTGAGCTTCTTGAGTAGGAGTTAAATCAGTAGTTTTGCTCCAAACACCATTATAAAACTTCTCGACAATAGCTTCATACTCTAAAACTTGTGTTATATCATCTTGTTTTGTAATTGTAGGAATTAGTTCAACTACTCTTACTTTTTCATATAATGGTTTAGGTATTTCTACTTTTGCTACATCTTTTGCACTTACTCCACTATTAGCACTATTATCTACAAAGTTTGAGGTATTAAAGTGAATACCACTTGCATCTACTGTTAGGATATTACTTCCACATTTAAAGCTTATACCATTTGCTCCATCAAATAAGCAGTTATCTGAAGCTTGCACTTTCAAATCACTTGTATTTAGATGAAATCCATCTTCTATATCAACTCTTAACTCTTTCCCTATTTTTACAAATAGATTTTGTAAGTATTTATCTGTTATATTTTATAATCCAAACCATCTTTTCCACCAAGGTTTTAACGTTTTACCATCTTTTTCAAAACAAGATTTTCTTTCTCGTACTTCTTCCATATTTTTAGGTGAACAATGTGCTAATGATCTATTAAAATACTCTTCTATTAGTTTTTCACTCAAATCTTCTGCAAATTTGATTGACTTTGATTCTTTTAAAGGACTTAAATATTTGATTTTTGTTTTAGTAAATAAAATTGAATTAAGATTTTTCATTTTTGCAAGTGGTGATATATCTTTTACTGGCATATCATGAAAATCAAATTCTTCTATACTATCTGCATGGATTAATGGTGTTAAATCTGTGATTGGGCTTCTTTCAATTCTAAGTTTTTTTAAATTTGGAAATTTATCTATACATTCTAAAGATTTTAGACTATTATCAAATAGTCTTAATTGTTCTAAGGATTGTAAACCTTTTAAATCACATAAACTATTAATTTTTATAGATAACAAAGACAAATATTTTAAATTTATTAAATTATTAAGTGATTTGACATTTTTCCCATTATACACAGATAAATTCTCTAGGGTTCTAATTTTTCCTATATATTTTAAATCAATATCATCAGTAATATCTATACTAAGTTCTTTTAGTGGTAAATTTTCTAAGCTTTCCACACCTTTTGAAACATTATTAGAACTTAAGTCTAATTTAGTAAGTTTTGTGAGATATTTTAATGCAGTTATATCACTAATTTTATTATCCCATAAATTTAAGCTTTCATTTGCTGAAAAATATTTAATAATACTAAGATCTGAGATATCTTTATTCGTAATATTTGGAAAGCCTTTCCCTTTTGCTAATTTTTCACAAATGAGAGGATCATTTGGATCTAACAATGGTCTATTTATATCCATCTTTCTAAACTCATTATATCCTTCTATTAATGCATTAATAGTCTTTTGTTGTTCTATTGTAGGATTCTTACATATATTTATAAAACTATCTTTACTTAATAAAAATGTGATGTTTAAAATTAATATTATAACTGTTTTTTTCATTTATTCTCCATAACTTCTTTTAAAAATTCTTTTATTTTGGGATGAAGTATCCTTCTACTTGTAGAATGTGATTCTTGTAAAAAATAGATTAAACTTCCCATATTAAAAGCTTCTAATTTTCCTACAAATCTTTTTTTTAAAACTCTTTTTAATTTATTCATTATTTCTTTTAATTTATTTAAATTTGTTTCAATTTTATTATCTAATAAAACTTCTGCTACAAATATTCCTACATTTGCCCATTTATCTATAAATGTATGAATTGAACTATGTGCAATTAAAGTAAATAGTATATCCATAAGGTTTGTTTGATTTGGACTATTCGTATAGTTTTTTTCCATCTTTTTTATATTTTCTAAAAGAGTATAGTATCTTTTTGAAAATATTGCTGGATTCATTATATCTTCCATTTGTTGTTGCATTCCATATTGTGGAGTAGTATGTGATAAAATAATCGCTTGAGTAAATTTACCAGTTGGAGCTGTTTGAACTGTTTTTTTATCATAATCATCTTCTTTTGTAACATCTAAAGCTTTTATATTCCTTTCTAAGAATGTTCCTTTAAATTGTTTACTTGGATCAACATATGTATCATCAAATTGATCAATATTATTATCTAATATTTTAAATAATATGTTCCAAAGAGAATTTGTGTTATTAGAGATTAAAGAGTTTTCATCTATATCTAAGAATGAATTAAGAGTTTCTATAAGTTTTTTTGAACCATTTAAATTATCTATATATCCTTTTCGAGAATAACTTGCATCTTCTTCATCTACTGTTCGTTTTGTTTCAATAAACACTGCTTTTAGTGCTCTAATTCCCTCTAAAATCTCTTCCAATGAAGCTAATAGTTCTTGATATACATCATCTTTCAAAATTTGCCGTTTTATTTTAAGTTCATCTTTTGGGATAGTCTCTTTTAAAAAATCTGATACTTTAAATTCAATTTCTTTATTAATTTCTTTAAGGGATATAAATATACCAGATTCTATTTGTGTTTCATTATCTTTTTTATAAAATACATTTTCAACAGATGTTAAAAAATTAATGGTTTTTTCATATAGAAGCTCTCCTTCACTATGACTCAACCAAAGATCTGTAAATTTATTAGTAGGAATTTCTTTAAGAGCATTTATTGCTTTATCTATTAATCCTTCTTTGATTAACTCTCCTTCTTTATTTGCTTTATTAGTTGGTAATTTACTTCTAATAGAAAGTACATTCTTTTCCTCTAGAACTTTTTGAATTAGAGATAAATCAAATAGAGAAAAATCAGCTAAAAAGTTTTGAGTAAGATCATAATCATTATAAGCATGCATTATCTTTGTATTAGTATGAAATACTTTTGGTGTAACTTTTACTTGATGAAGATTGTTAAAAAATGGAGTTAATAAATAAGTAATAGACTTTATTTTCCATTTTTTAGGCCATTGTTCTAATTTATCAATCTCTTTTGTCATTTCATTTATAACATTTCCACCGTGTGAATGACCTATTAGATGAAAATAAACTATTTCATTTTTTATTGGCTCATAATAACCTTGATCATTATAGTTATCTTTCATACATAATCTTCTTACTAAATACTTACCCGCAGTCTCTCTATTTGATACACAATTATCTCCACTCCAACCAAATTTATCAAAAACTATAAAATCAGTTATACTTTGTTCTAATTTTTTCATATTATCATAGAATGCTTTATCCCAATATTGTGATGAAGATTGATAACTATTTGCTCTATGTGTTGTTTCATTAAAATTCAATCGTTTATTATTATCATATTGTATATTTGCAAAACTATTTACAGGGTCAGTTGTTCCAGGTACTAATATATAAATGTTTCTTGCATTTGGAACAGTTGTTTCATTTATTGTTTGAATTTTAAAATTCTTAGACATTTATCTCTCCTGAGTATTTCTTTATTGCATCTTCTTCTAAATTATTATCTTTTTTTAATTTTTCAATATCAAATTCTTGTAATATTCTATTTTTTTGAATAGTAGTTGTTTTTATTTCTTGTGCAATAATTTCTCCATTTGTATTAAGTCCTTTAAGTATTACATCTACACTTCTTCCATCTTTTAATAAACTATCTGCTTGTATAAAAAGAGTATTTTCTAACTGTTTAGTTATTGTTGTTCCATAATGATTTGTAATTCTCAGATTAATAATATCACCTTCTGTTACTACATCCTCAACACTTACTCCACCATTAGCACTATTATCTACAAAGTTTTGAGTATTAAAGTGAATACCACTTGCATCTACTGTTAGGATATTACTTCCACATTTAAAGCTTATACCATTTGCTCCATCAAATAAGCAGTTATCTGAAGCTTGCACTTTTAAATCATTTGTATTTAGATGAAATCCATCTTCTATATCAACTCTTAGTTCTTTTCCTATTTTTACAAATAGATTTTGTAAGAATTTATCAGATACATCTTTTTGAATATATTTATGCAAGATATTTTTGATTCTAAGTTCTACATCTCTTTCTAAATATGTCTTTTCATTTTGTTTTATTAGTGTTTCTAAGTTTTGTTTATAGTGTTCTTCACAATCATTTTTAATAGTAGTAATAGATTCTTTCTCAACAGTTAAAATCTTGTTTGCTTTTATACTCTTTCTTTCCTCTTCTCCTACTGTTATGATTGAGTCTTTTTGGATTGTCTCTTCTTTATCATTTTCTACTAATAGTTTTGAGTTATTCTCTACATGTTTATATTCATCATTTAACACATGGGTTTTTAAATCTTTTTGTGCTCTAAATGATAGTAACTCTTCACCTTGTTTATCTTCAAACAGTATCTCATTATACCCTTGTTTATGTTCATATTGTGGCATTGAGTTTGTTTTGATATAACTCTTTGTTTTATCTTTTGGAAGGTTATATGGTACTTTATTCTCTCCATTATACAAGCTTCCTATTATTATTGGTTTATCTACATCTCCATTTACAAAACTTACTATTACTTCACTATTTACTCTTGGTAGAAATTGTGCTCCATAATTATTACCTGCAAAGAAGTTTGAGTATCTTAAATAACAAGATATTGTTTTATTCTCTTCAAAGTGAAACAATACTTTTATTCTTCCTTGTTCATCTACATCTATTGTATTCGCATCTTCTTTTGTATTACTATTACTACTTGCTACTATTGCTGTTTGTACTGAGTTTATTTTTGGTTTTATTATTGTATATGCTGGAACATAATCTATATCTTTTGGAATTGAAGTAAATTCTACTTCATATTGCAGTTCATGTTTTTTCTTTTCATTTACATTTTGTATATATTCATCCAATGCATTTGGAAAGATCCCATTATATTTTACTTCAAGGATAATTACATCAAATACTTTTTTTGCTCTTTCATCTTCTAATTCTATATTCAAACTATCATTTATTACTAATTCTTGGCTAGTTCCTTTTATCAAGTTTGATTTTACATATTCTCTTTTAGCTTCTATTTTATTATATTTATCCAAATCTTTATAAAGACTCTCATCTAGCACATTTAGTTTATCTCTTAGGTTATTTCTTTTTATATCTACTCTTAATTGACTTGTTGATTGATTATCTTTTATACTAGAAGTTATTGCTGCTCCTGTTTGTATCTTATATTCCAAGCTTGGATTTGAGTAATCATAATAATCTTCTATTATATTAGTTGCTGTGAATCTTTTACTATGATTAAATTGGCTTACACTACTATAGCTATTTATTATTGCATGTTCTGTTAGTTTACAAAGCACTATATTATATGGATTATTTGATGAGTATTCTACTATAAAGCTATAACCTTCTTCTTCACATAGCATTGTTAGAAATTCTAAATCACTTTGATTATATTGGGTTGTATATTCTCTTGTTACTTCATTTTTTATATCTATTTTTACATCTACATTTATATTTAACAGTTGGTTATATTTATTTATTATTTCACTAAATATTGTACTTACTTTTTTTTCATGATATATCTCATATCT from Malaciobacter molluscorum LMG 25693 includes:
- a CDS encoding leucine-rich repeat domain-containing protein yields the protein MKKTVIILILNITFLLSKDSFINICKNPTIEQQKTINALIEGYNEFRKMDINRPLLDPNDPLICEKLAKGKGFPNITNKDISDLSIIKYFSANESLNLWDNKISDITALKYLTKLTKLDLSSNNVSKGVESLENLPLKELSIDITDDIDLKYIGKIRTLENLSVYNGKNVKSLNNLINLKYLSLLSIKINSLCDLKGLQSLEQLRLFDNSLKSLECIDKFPNLKKLRIERSPITDLTPLIHADSIEEFDFHDMPVKDISPLAKMKNLNSILFTKTKIKYLSPLKESKSIKFAEDLSEKLIEEYFNRSLAHCSPKNMEEVRERKSCFEKDGKTLKPWWKRWFGL
- a CDS encoding type VI secretion system Vgr family protein, translated to MSSKIENITKQLRSEINQNIKARIRLINYRSDLPDILNESLSVYKLNGISKVNSPYEFEVVFVSEEFIEIEDIVDTDVELIIQDEINPIDKKSIYGKIYEASEDSVVAKKYLYKIKIVSPLYYLGLNNRYEIYHEKKVSTIFSEIINKYNQLLNINVDVKIDIKNEVTREYTTQYNQSDLEFLTMLCEEEGYSFIVEYSSNNPYNIVLCKLTEHAIINSYSSVSQFNHSKRFTATNIIEDYYDYSNPSLEYKIQTGAAITSSIKDNQSTSQLRVDIKRNNLRDKLNVLDESLYKDLDKYNKIEAKREYVKSNLIKGTSQELVINDSLNIELEDERAKKVFDVIILEVKYNGIFPNALDEYIQNVNEKKKHELQYEVEFTSIPKDIDYVPAYTIIKPKINSVQTAIVASSNSNTKEDANTIDVDEQGRIKVLFHFEENKTISCYLRYSNFFAGNNYGAQFLPRVNSEVIVSFVNGDVDKPIIIGSLYNGENKVPYNLPKDKTKSYIKTNSMPQYEHKQGYNEILFEDKQGEELLSFRAQKDLKTHVLNDEYKHVENNSKLLVENDKEETIQKDSIITVGEEERKSIKANKILTVEKESITTIKNDCEEHYKQNLETLIKQNEKTYLERDVELRIKNILHKYIQKDVSDKFLQNLFVKIGKELRVDIEDGFHLNTNDLKVQASDNCLFDGANGISFKCGSNILTVDASGIHFNTQNFVDNSANGGVSVEDVVTEGDIINLRITNHYGTTITKQLENTLFIQADSLLKDGRSVDVILKGLNTNGEIIAQEIKTTTIQKNRILQEFDIEKLKKDNNLEEDAIKKYSGEINV